A genomic window from Nicotiana sylvestris chromosome 11, ASM39365v2, whole genome shotgun sequence includes:
- the LOC104215266 gene encoding ubiquitin carboxyl-terminal hydrolase 23, whose protein sequence is MGEATATMNQMEENLGTQISGLVGSEPGTDTSSLFHRRIEFHLARKPFSGFINNGGFQLETLNPNSEKTGKDNGLVVGGGKKVGDAQMESNGLDPEVSFGIAFRKIMRIGAGLQNLGNTCFLNSVLQCLTYTEPLAAYLESGKHQNSCRMAGFCALCAIQKHVSRALQATGKILAPKDLVSNLRCISRNFRNARQEDAHEYMVNLLESMHKCCLPSGVPSESPSAYDKSLVHKIFGGRLRSQVQCMQCNFCSDKFDPFLDLSLEILKADSLQRALQHFTARELLDGGQRQYQCQQCKQKVKATKRLTIDKAPHVLTIHLKRFGSHVPGQKIDKKIHYGPTLDLKHFVSDTYGGESKYTLYGVLVHAGWSTHSGHYYCFVRTSSGNWYSLDDNQVVQVSERKVLEQKAYMLFYVRDRKSPVPKKSVDVARNDSVTTNGIGNKMYSNHSQRFKDTVQNGIHVKNVDSFSGAKDQRETLSSEVSKETSTKGLAPPKVNGVVTNGSSSLGGAVQQEKSKVEEAGERANESSVGDTRGGPCLLKANPIAPVSNGIHRLENKGETRCEDSNPLPNGNVKELTCSAAIPFSSSTVNNDKDPSLHKQEECSKGNTNSRVVKDISNGSCGDSAVNNDVGQRKAGAKSAGALSQPTVASSTEKEAIDKACLKAKKKSFKSRVTKMHLSFMILDPALGLHRKKKHKRMKHKIGKKKRCDASSLNENNASSDLGPSTSELSHTLISSPTHSERKRKKSKVNSNEKPYSAGHNGDLLRSTVDVRVLNNGTVLANDKQPQKSSSSASVGNQGSDIKQFTDANKQPQKSSSSASVGNQGSDIKQFTDAKETKGVTTQKGLVNMLTRGLESSVARWDDVEVPSLNGVEAQNGNCVSIGYIGDEWDEEYDRGKRKKVRNSKIEFGGPNPFQEIASKKAKVKKASLGRSSSANQPFRIL, encoded by the exons ATGGGTGAGGCTACAGCTACAATGAATCAGATGGAGGAAAATTTGGGTACACAGATATCTGGGCTTGTCGGGTCGGAGCCGGGTACGGATACGTCGTCGCTGTTTCACCGGAGGATTGAGTTTCATTTGGCGAGAAAGCCTTTTAGTGGGTTTATAAATAATGGTGGGTTTCAGCTGGAAACGCTGAACCCGAACTCAGAGAAAACGGGTAAAGATAACGGGTTGGTTGTTGGGGGCGGGAAAAAGGTCGGTGATGCTCAGATGGAAAGTAATGGGTTGGATCCAGAAGTGAGCTTCGGTATTGCCTTCAGAAAGATTATGAGAATT GGAGCGGGCTTGCAAAATCTGGGGAACACCTGCTTCCTCAATTCTGTATTACAGTGCCTGACATACACTGAGCCTTTGGCAGCATACTTGGAAAGTGGGAAGCATCAAAATTCCT GTCGTATGGCTGGGTTTTGTGCTCTATGTGCCATCCAAAAACACGTGAGTCGTGCTTTGCAAGCAACTGGGAAAATACTGGCACCCAAGGATCTTGTGTCAAACTTGCGAT GCATATCACGGAATTTTCGAAATGCTAGACAGGAGGATGCACATGAATATATGGTGAATCTGCTTGAGTCAATGCATAAATGTTGCTTACCTTCAGGAGTGCCAAGTGAATCTCCCAGTGCTTATGACAAAAGTTTGGTCCATAAGATATTTGGTGGGCGCCTTCGCAGTCAG GTGCAGTGCATGCAGTGTAACTTTTGCTCCGACAAGTTTGATCCGTTTCTGGATTTAAGTCTAGAAATTTTAAAGGCAGATTCACTACAGAGAGCACTTCAGCATTTCACTGCCCGAGAGCTATTAGATGGTGGTCAGAGGCAGTACCAATGTCAGCAGTGCAAACAGAAAGTGAAGGCTACCAAGCGGCTAACAATTGACAAGGCACCTCATGTCCTAACCATCCACTTGAAGCGATTTGGTTCACATGTCCCTGGGCAAAAGATCGATAAAAAGATTCACTATGGGCCTACTTTAGACTTGAAGCATTTTGTATCTGATACCTAT GGTGGTGAATCGAAGTACACTCTCTATGGTGTGCTGGTTCATGCAGGTTGGAGCACCCATTCTGGTCATTATTATTGCTTTGTTCGCACTTCAAGTGGAAATTGGTACTCCCTTGATGACAATCAG GTTGTTCAAGTGAGTGAGAGAAAGGTGTTGGAGCAGAAGGCATACATGTTGTTCTATGTTCGGGATAGGAAATCTCCTGTGCCTAAGAAGTCTGTGGATGTTGCCCGCAATGACAGTGTGACTACTAATGGCATAGGAAACAAAATGTACTCTAATCACAGCCAGAGATTTAAGGATACTGTTCAAAATGGAATTCATGTGAAGAATGTGGATTCCTTTTCTGGCGCAAAAGATCAAAGGGAAACATTAAGTTCTGAAGTTTCAAAGGAAACTTCGACAAAGGGTCTGGCACCCCCAAAGGTTAATGGTGTAGTAACTAATGGATCCTCTTCTCTTGGAGGGGCTGTACAGCAAGAAAAGTCGAAAGTGGAAGAAGCAGGTGAAAGAGCAAATGAGTCATCTGTTGGAGACACAAGGGGTGGACCATGCTTGCTTAAAGCTAATCCAATTGCTCCAGTCTCCAATGGAATTCATAGACTTGAAAACAAGGGGGAGACAAGATGCGAAGACTCCAATCCACTACCTAATGGCAATGTCAAGGAGTTAACCTGCTCTGCTGCAATACCATTTAGCTCTAGCACCGTAAACAATGACAAAGATCCAAGTCTCCACAAGCAAGAAGAGTGCAGCAAGGGAAACACCAACTCTCGAGTG GTGAAAGACATCTCCAACGGTAGTTGTGGTGATTCAGCTGTTAATAATGATGTTGGACAGAGAAAAGCAGGTGCGAAATCTGCCGGAGCACTGAGCCAACCAACTGTGGCTAGCTCGACCGAGAAGGAAGCTATTGACAAAGCCTGCTTGAAAGCCAAAAAGAAGTCTTTCAAGAGTCGTGTTACCAAGATGCATCTCAGCTTTATGATCTTAGATCCAGCCTTAGGACTGCATAGGAAGAAGAAACACAAACGAATGAAACATAAAATTGGAAAGAAAAAGCGCTGTGATGCCAGTTCCTTGAATGAGAATAATGCCTCCTCTGATCTTGGGCCATCTACATCCGAGCTATCCCATACTTTGATCTCTTCTCCAACGCATtctgaaagaaagagaaagaagtcAAAAGTTAATTCCAATGAGAAACCTTATAGTGCTGGACACAATGGCGATCTGCTGAGGAGTACAGTTGATGTGAGGGTTTTGAACAATGGCACTGTATTAGCAAATGACAAGCAACCACAAAAAAGTTCCAGCTCGGCCTCAGTAGGAAACCAAGGTAGTGACATTAAACAGTTCACAGATGCTAACAAGCAACCACAAAAAAGTTCCAGCTCGGCATCAGTAGGAAACCAAGGTAGTGACATTAAACAGTTCACAGATGCTAAAGAGACCAAAGGAGTTACAACACAGAAAGGTCTGGTGAACATGCTTACCAGGGGTTTAGAGTCAAGTG TTGCTCGTTGGGATGACGTAGAAGTTCCTTCCTTGAATGGTGTTGAAGCACAGAACGGAAATTGTGTCAGCATTGGGTACATTGGGGATGAATG GGATGAGGAATATGATAGAGGGAAGAGGAAGAAGGTTAGGAACTCCAAAATTGAATTTGGTGGACCGAACCCTTTCCAAGAAATTGCAAGCAAAAAGGCAAAGGTAAAGAAAGCGAGTCTTGGGCGATCTAGCTCTGCAAACCAGCCTTTCAGGATATTATAA